The Streptomyces cynarae genome contains a region encoding:
- a CDS encoding GGDEF domain-containing protein, producing MPSWTDSIRFAFQPVVNLTTGGVAALEILARPETGDVLAQARRDPELDGGLAALAVGAAARKETLLPLHVNVFAATLADLGGLTALRQAVRQAGRLPWEVTVDVGPPYTHVPHRALLDAVGVLRGEGFRICADGVGDGDAPLRLLADMAPDLMKLDASLLTRSAAVRAMGTLCEQLDALLSVEGVETEKQCAAARAAGAQLAQGDLFAPPSRRPAVDVYVPMMAPSEPATPRSGPSVRQFLRPAALLPATASAGQVRALLTGSPEVSGVLLVDRGGVPVRSVHRSRFLLSMSGRYGHALYADRPAAKLGDPPRTVGIGATAWEVLDVVADGERDRTSDDVAVVDRQGRCLGVVRLADLVRALAESRVEEAAGLNPLTRLPGSDAITAEVDRRIADGRVFALSWLDVDHFKQVNDGAGFAAGDELIRAVGRALQGAASGSTSVGHIGGDDFLVLADPERLDPLAASVLDSPWSAGGRTVTLSLATVLCAPGSVTDHRQAAACLAPLKQAAKALRGASWVLGRAGLPGHEIRRGSLPAPTPAGVPGGR from the coding sequence GTGCCCTCCTGGACGGACAGCATCCGCTTCGCCTTCCAGCCGGTGGTCAATCTGACGACCGGAGGGGTGGCGGCACTGGAGATCCTCGCGCGCCCGGAAACCGGCGATGTCCTCGCGCAGGCTCGCCGGGACCCTGAACTCGACGGCGGTCTGGCCGCCTTGGCGGTCGGCGCGGCGGCGCGCAAGGAGACCCTCCTGCCGCTGCACGTCAACGTGTTCGCGGCGACGCTCGCCGATCTCGGCGGCCTCACGGCCCTGCGGCAGGCCGTGCGCCAGGCGGGGCGGCTGCCGTGGGAGGTCACGGTCGACGTCGGTCCGCCCTACACGCACGTACCGCACCGGGCCCTGTTGGACGCCGTGGGCGTGCTGCGGGGCGAGGGATTCCGGATCTGCGCGGACGGAGTCGGCGACGGCGATGCACCGCTGCGCCTGCTGGCGGACATGGCGCCGGATCTGATGAAGCTCGACGCGTCCCTGCTGACGCGGTCGGCCGCGGTGCGGGCCATGGGGACGCTCTGCGAGCAGCTGGACGCGTTGCTGTCGGTCGAAGGGGTGGAGACCGAGAAGCAGTGTGCGGCGGCACGGGCGGCGGGCGCGCAGTTGGCGCAGGGTGATCTGTTCGCGCCGCCGTCCCGGCGGCCTGCCGTGGACGTATACGTTCCGATGATGGCCCCATCCGAGCCCGCGACCCCGCGTAGCGGGCCGTCGGTGCGGCAGTTCCTGCGGCCCGCCGCGCTGCTGCCCGCGACGGCCTCGGCCGGTCAGGTGCGGGCGCTGCTCACCGGGTCACCGGAGGTGTCCGGAGTGCTGCTGGTGGACCGGGGCGGGGTGCCGGTCCGATCTGTGCACCGTTCGCGGTTCCTGCTGTCGATGTCGGGGCGGTACGGGCATGCGCTGTACGCCGACCGGCCCGCCGCGAAGCTGGGTGATCCGCCGCGCACGGTCGGCATCGGCGCCACGGCCTGGGAGGTGCTCGACGTGGTCGCGGACGGCGAGCGGGACCGCACCTCGGACGACGTGGCGGTGGTCGACCGGCAGGGGCGGTGCCTGGGCGTCGTACGGCTCGCGGACCTCGTACGGGCGCTGGCCGAGAGCCGGGTCGAGGAGGCGGCGGGGCTCAATCCGCTGACCCGGCTGCCCGGGTCGGACGCCATCACCGCTGAGGTGGACCGGCGGATCGCGGACGGACGGGTGTTCGCGCTGAGCTGGCTGGACGTCGACCACTTCAAGCAGGTCAACGACGGGGCGGGGTTCGCCGCCGGTGACGAGCTCATTCGTGCGGTCGGGCGGGCGTTGCAGGGCGCGGCGTCGGGGAGCACGAGCGTGGGGCACATCGGCGGGGACGACTTCCTGGTGCTGGCCGATCCGGAGAGGCTCGATCCGCTGGCGGCGTCGGTGCTGGACTCCCCCTGGTCGGCGGGCGGGCGCACGGTCACGCTGTCGCTGGCCACGGTCCTGTGCGCACCCGGCAGCGTGACCGACCACCGTCAGGCGGCAGCGTGTCTCGCCCCCCTCAAGCAGGCCGCGAAGGCGCTGCGCGGCGCGAGTTGGGTCCTCGGCCGGGCCGGTCTGCCGGGCCACGAGATCCGCCGCGGCTCGCTCCCGGCTCCGACCCCCGCGGGCGTCCCGGGCGGCCGCTGA
- a CDS encoding MIP/aquaporin family protein: MTHASIFVGELIGTAVLILFGAGVCAAVTLHYSKAKGAGWVVIAFGWGFGVLAGAYTAAPKSGGHLNPAVTIGLAIAGITKWEDVPYYLLGQMAGAILGAVLTWLVYFAQFQANADEDRAQPTLGIFSTAPEIRNPVANLITEIIATAGLVLPILFFGKNLGTGIGIIPGTTAYGSGIGILLVSLLVVGIGLSLGGPTGYAINPARDLGPRITHALLPIPNKGGSDWGYAWIPVVGPLIGGALSALVYKAAF; this comes from the coding sequence ATGACGCATGCAAGCATCTTCGTCGGCGAGTTGATCGGCACGGCCGTACTCATCCTGTTCGGCGCGGGAGTCTGCGCCGCCGTCACCCTGCACTACTCCAAGGCCAAAGGCGCGGGCTGGGTCGTCATCGCCTTCGGCTGGGGCTTCGGCGTCCTCGCGGGCGCCTACACCGCCGCCCCCAAGTCCGGCGGACACCTCAACCCGGCGGTGACCATCGGCCTCGCCATCGCCGGCATCACCAAGTGGGAAGACGTCCCGTACTACCTGCTGGGCCAGATGGCGGGCGCGATCCTCGGCGCCGTGCTGACCTGGCTCGTCTACTTCGCCCAGTTCCAGGCGAACGCCGACGAGGACAGGGCCCAGCCCACGCTCGGGATCTTCTCCACCGCCCCGGAGATCCGTAATCCGGTCGCCAACCTGATCACCGAGATCATCGCGACCGCGGGTCTGGTGCTGCCCATCCTGTTCTTCGGCAAGAACCTCGGCACCGGCATCGGCATCATCCCCGGCACGACGGCGTACGGCTCGGGCATCGGCATCCTGCTCGTCTCCCTGCTCGTCGTCGGCATCGGCCTCTCCCTCGGCGGGCCCACCGGATACGCGATCAATCCCGCCCGGGACCTCGGCCCGCGCATCACCCACGCCTTGCTGCCGATCCCCAACAAGGGCGGGTCGGACTGGGGCTACGCGTGGATCCCGGTGGTAGGACCGCTGATCGGCGGTGCGCTTTCGGCCCTTGTGTACAAAGCAGCCTTCTGA
- the glpK gene encoding glycerol kinase GlpK has protein sequence MTDHDRKYVAAIDQGTTSSRCIVFDHSGGIVAVDQREHRQIFPKPGWVEHDATEIWSKVQAVVAGAIAKAGLRADQIAALGITNQRETTVLWDRATGKPVHNAIVWQDTRTAALCNELGGPDGQDRFREQTGLPLASYFSGPKAAWLLDNVPGLRARAERGEIAFGTIDSWLIWNLTGGTDGGRHVTDVTNAGRTMLMNLQTLQWDPSILSAMNVPEAILPEIRSSSEVYGTAVGQLAGVPVASALGDQQAAVFGQACYDVGTAKNTYGTGSFLLLNTGNRPVPSKNGLLTTMGYKIGEEAPVYCLEGSIAITGALVQWFRDQLGIIRTADEIETLAASVDDNGGAYIVPAFSGLFAPYWRSDARGVVTGLTRYVTKAHLARAVLEATSWQTREVVDAMYQDSGVPITTLKVDGGMTKNNLLMQHQADVLGVPVIRPKVSETTCLGAAYAAGLATGVWNDLDELKSHWQKDVEWTPAMEASDRDREYRNWRKAVEKSFGWQEDEAD, from the coding sequence ATGACGGACCACGACCGCAAGTACGTCGCCGCTATCGACCAGGGCACCACATCCAGCCGCTGCATCGTCTTCGACCACAGCGGCGGGATCGTCGCCGTGGACCAGCGCGAACACCGCCAGATCTTCCCCAAGCCGGGCTGGGTGGAGCACGACGCCACGGAGATCTGGTCCAAGGTGCAGGCGGTGGTCGCGGGCGCCATCGCCAAGGCCGGGCTGCGCGCCGACCAGATAGCCGCGCTCGGCATCACCAACCAGCGTGAGACCACGGTCCTGTGGGACCGCGCCACGGGCAAGCCGGTGCACAACGCGATCGTCTGGCAGGACACCCGGACGGCCGCGCTGTGCAACGAACTCGGCGGCCCCGATGGGCAGGACCGCTTCCGCGAGCAGACCGGGCTACCGCTCGCGAGTTACTTCTCCGGGCCCAAGGCGGCCTGGCTGCTGGACAACGTGCCCGGGCTCAGGGCACGGGCCGAGCGCGGCGAGATCGCGTTCGGCACCATCGACTCCTGGTTGATCTGGAACCTGACCGGCGGCACCGACGGCGGACGGCACGTCACCGACGTCACCAACGCGGGGCGCACGATGCTGATGAATCTTCAGACGCTCCAGTGGGATCCCTCCATCCTGTCCGCAATGAACGTCCCGGAGGCGATCCTCCCGGAGATCAGGTCCTCCTCCGAGGTGTACGGGACCGCTGTCGGCCAACTCGCGGGCGTCCCCGTCGCCTCCGCGCTGGGCGACCAGCAGGCGGCGGTGTTCGGGCAGGCCTGCTACGACGTGGGGACGGCGAAGAACACCTACGGCACGGGCAGCTTCCTGCTGCTCAACACCGGCAACCGGCCGGTGCCGTCGAAGAACGGGCTGTTGACGACCATGGGCTACAAGATCGGTGAGGAAGCGCCGGTCTACTGTCTGGAGGGGTCGATCGCGATCACCGGTGCGCTCGTGCAGTGGTTCCGCGACCAGCTCGGCATCATCCGCACCGCGGACGAGATCGAGACGCTTGCGGCGAGCGTCGACGACAACGGCGGGGCGTACATCGTGCCCGCCTTCTCCGGCCTGTTCGCCCCCTACTGGCGCTCCGACGCGCGCGGGGTGGTCACCGGGCTCACCCGCTACGTCACCAAGGCACACCTGGCGCGGGCGGTGCTGGAGGCGACGAGCTGGCAGACGCGTGAGGTCGTGGACGCCATGTACCAGGACTCCGGGGTGCCGATCACCACCCTGAAGGTCGACGGCGGCATGACGAAGAACAACCTGCTGATGCAGCACCAGGCGGACGTGCTCGGCGTGCCGGTGATCCGGCCGAAGGTCTCCGAGACGACCTGCCTGGGCGCCGCGTACGCGGCCGGTCTCGCGACCGGGGTGTGGAACGACCTCGACGAGCTCAAGTCGCACTGGCAGAAGGACGTCGAGTGGACGCCCGCCATGGAGGCGTCGGACCGCGACCGGGAGTACCGCAACTGGCGCAAGGCCGTGGAGAAGAGCTTCGGCTGGCAGGAGGACGAGGCGGACTGA
- a CDS encoding GTP-binding protein, with protein MIFGRSERGKPSVEPVTLKILVAGGFGVGKTTLVGAVSEIRPLRTEEVLTEAGRPVDDTRGVEGKHTTTVAMDFGRITLREDLVLYLFGTPGQDRFWFLWDELATGALGAVVLVDTRRLEDCFAAVDYFERRSIPFAVAVNCFDGATRHRAEDIRQALDLDDDVPVVLCDARERESVKEVLIEVVRHAGTHTADGRASVAT; from the coding sequence ATGATCTTCGGGCGCAGTGAGCGCGGCAAGCCTTCCGTCGAGCCCGTCACGCTCAAGATCCTCGTGGCCGGCGGTTTCGGCGTGGGCAAGACGACCCTCGTCGGCGCGGTAAGCGAGATCAGGCCGCTGCGCACCGAGGAGGTGCTCACGGAGGCGGGCCGCCCGGTGGACGACACCCGTGGTGTGGAGGGCAAGCACACCACCACCGTCGCCATGGACTTCGGCCGCATCACCCTCCGCGAGGACCTGGTCCTCTACCTGTTCGGGACGCCCGGCCAGGACCGCTTCTGGTTCCTGTGGGACGAACTGGCCACCGGTGCACTGGGCGCCGTCGTCCTCGTCGACACCCGCCGCCTGGAGGACTGCTTCGCCGCGGTCGACTACTTCGAGCGCCGCTCCATCCCATTCGCCGTCGCCGTCAACTGCTTCGACGGCGCGACCCGCCACCGGGCCGAGGACATACGGCAGGCCCTCGACCTGGACGACGACGTACCGGTCGTCCTCTGTGACGCCCGCGAGCGGGAGTCCGTCAAGGAGGTGCTGATCGAGGTCGTCCGGCACGCCGGGACACACACGGCCGACGGCCGCGCGAGCGTTGCCACCTGA
- a CDS encoding hydantoinase B/oxoprolinase family protein has product MTKGWQFWVDRGGTFTDVVARRPDGRLLTHKLLSDNPHRYADAAVAGVRALLEDSGPVDAVRMGTTVATNALLERKGERTLLVITRGFRDALRIAYQNRPHIFARAIELPELLYERAVEVDERITADGTVLRAPDLDALTGPLREAYGDGIRAIAVVCMHSHLHPAHERAIGELAARIGFPQISLSSEVSPLMKLVPRGDTTVVDAYLSPVLRRYVQHVADELRGVRLMFMQSNGGLAEAGQFRGKDAILSGPAGGIVGMARMSQLAGHDRVIGFDMGGTSTDVSHFAGEYERVFTTRIAGVRLRAPMLDIHTVAAGGGSILHFDGSRYRVGPDSAGADPGPVCYRGGGPLTVTDANVMLGRIQPDHFPRVFGPDGDQPLDDALVRECFAALARDIRERTGDERTPEQVAEGYLQIAVADVAGAVKRISVQKGHDVTRYALTTFGGAGGQHACLVADSLGIRTVLVPPMAGVLSALGIGLADTTAMREQSVEAPLEPASMPGVLKTADDLESAARAELLAEDVPEDRIRVTRRAQVRYDGTDTALTVELTEPGTMRHAFEERHRATYSFTLDRPIVVEALSVEATGVTEPPDLSALAPYEGHCAAPETVRLHTGGAWRDAPLHRREHLPPGEAVTGPAIITEAGATTVVDDGWRAVARDDGHLVMERVAITESSRPDTEVDPVLLEVFNNLFMSIAEQMGARLESTAQSVNIKERLDFSCALFDPEGNLVANAPHIPVHLGSMGTSVKEVVRRRGKSMRPGDTYAVNDPYHGGTHLPDITVITPVFDTDGDRILFHVASRGHHAEIGGIAPGSMPARSRTIEEEGVLFDNWLLAEGGRFREEETLRLLTEARHPSRNPKTNLADLRAQIAANRKGVDEVGRMIEDFGLDVVQAYMKHVQDNAEEAVRRVIDALDDGEYAYETDSGAVIRVRVRVDRENRCAAIDFTGTSAQLPTNFNAPLSVVNAAVLYVFRTLIADDIPLNDGCLRPLDIIVPPGCLLAPEYPAAVVAGNVETSQAITGALYAALGVQAEGSGTMNNVSFGNDRYQYYETVASGSGAGDGFPGAPVVQTHMTNSRLTDPEVLEWRLPVLLEEFAVRRGSGGAGRWRGGDGAVRRIRFRESMTVSMLSQHRRIPPYGMAGGRPGTLGANRVERADGTVVRLAGSDAADVGPGDVLVIETPGGGGYGPPPSDPRRAGEENDDLRAQ; this is encoded by the coding sequence GTGACCAAGGGCTGGCAGTTCTGGGTCGACCGCGGCGGCACCTTCACCGACGTCGTCGCGCGCCGTCCGGACGGCCGGCTGCTCACCCACAAGCTGCTGTCGGACAACCCCCACCGGTACGCGGACGCCGCCGTCGCGGGTGTACGCGCACTCCTCGAGGACAGCGGCCCCGTCGACGCCGTCCGCATGGGCACCACCGTCGCCACCAACGCCCTGCTGGAACGCAAGGGCGAACGCACCCTCCTCGTCATCACCCGCGGCTTCCGCGACGCCCTGCGCATCGCGTACCAGAACCGCCCGCACATCTTCGCCCGCGCGATCGAGTTGCCCGAGCTGCTGTACGAGCGGGCCGTCGAGGTCGACGAACGCATCACCGCCGACGGCACCGTCCTGCGCGCCCCCGACCTGGACGCCCTCACCGGACCGCTGCGGGAGGCGTACGGCGACGGGATCCGCGCGATCGCCGTGGTCTGCATGCACAGCCATCTGCACCCCGCCCACGAGCGGGCCATCGGCGAGCTCGCCGCCCGCATCGGCTTCCCGCAGATCTCGCTGTCCAGCGAGGTCAGCCCCCTGATGAAACTGGTGCCGCGCGGCGACACGACCGTCGTCGACGCCTACCTCTCGCCCGTCCTGCGCCGCTACGTCCAGCACGTCGCCGACGAACTGCGGGGCGTGCGGCTGATGTTCATGCAGTCCAACGGCGGACTGGCGGAAGCCGGGCAGTTCCGCGGCAAGGACGCCATCCTGTCCGGGCCCGCGGGCGGCATCGTCGGCATGGCCCGGATGTCGCAGCTCGCCGGTCACGACCGTGTCATCGGCTTCGACATGGGCGGCACCTCCACGGACGTCTCGCACTTCGCCGGCGAGTACGAACGCGTCTTCACCACGCGGATCGCCGGAGTGCGGCTGCGGGCCCCCATGCTCGACATCCACACGGTCGCGGCGGGCGGCGGCTCCATCCTCCACTTCGACGGCTCCCGCTACCGCGTAGGGCCGGACTCGGCGGGCGCGGACCCAGGACCCGTCTGCTACCGCGGCGGCGGCCCGCTGACCGTCACCGACGCCAACGTGATGCTGGGGCGCATCCAGCCCGATCACTTCCCGCGCGTGTTCGGCCCCGACGGAGACCAGCCCCTGGACGACGCGCTCGTCCGCGAGTGCTTTGCAGCCCTCGCCCGCGACATCCGCGAGCGGACCGGGGACGAGCGCACTCCCGAGCAGGTCGCCGAGGGCTACCTGCAGATCGCCGTCGCCGACGTCGCGGGCGCCGTCAAGCGGATCTCGGTGCAGAAGGGCCACGACGTCACCCGCTACGCGCTCACCACCTTCGGCGGAGCAGGCGGCCAGCACGCGTGCCTGGTCGCCGACTCCCTGGGCATCCGCACCGTCCTCGTACCGCCCATGGCGGGAGTGCTCTCCGCGCTCGGCATCGGGCTCGCCGACACCACCGCCATGCGCGAACAGTCCGTCGAGGCACCCCTGGAGCCCGCCTCGATGCCCGGCGTCCTGAAGACCGCCGACGACCTCGAGAGCGCCGCCCGCGCCGAACTCCTCGCCGAGGACGTGCCCGAGGACCGCATCCGGGTCACCCGCCGCGCCCAGGTGCGCTACGACGGCACCGACACCGCGCTCACCGTCGAGCTGACCGAACCCGGCACGATGCGGCACGCCTTCGAAGAACGTCATCGCGCCACGTACTCCTTCACGCTCGACCGCCCGATCGTCGTCGAAGCCCTCTCCGTGGAAGCCACCGGCGTCACCGAACCCCCCGATCTCTCCGCCCTCGCCCCATACGAAGGCCACTGCGCCGCGCCCGAGACCGTCCGCCTCCACACGGGCGGCGCCTGGCGCGACGCACCTCTCCACCGCCGGGAGCATCTGCCTCCCGGCGAAGCCGTCACCGGCCCGGCGATCATCACCGAGGCCGGCGCGACGACCGTCGTCGACGACGGCTGGCGTGCCGTGGCCCGAGACGACGGGCATCTGGTCATGGAACGCGTGGCGATTACGGAGAGTTCCCGCCCGGACACAGAAGTCGATCCGGTCCTGCTCGAGGTCTTCAACAACCTGTTCATGTCGATCGCCGAACAGATGGGCGCCCGCCTCGAGTCCACCGCCCAGTCCGTCAACATCAAGGAACGCCTGGACTTCTCCTGCGCCCTCTTCGACCCCGAGGGCAACCTGGTCGCCAACGCGCCGCACATCCCCGTGCATTTGGGCTCGATGGGGACCAGCGTCAAGGAGGTCGTCCGCCGACGCGGCAAAAGCATGCGCCCCGGCGACACCTACGCCGTCAACGACCCCTACCACGGCGGCACCCACCTGCCCGACATCACCGTCATCACGCCCGTCTTCGACACGGACGGTGACCGGATCCTCTTCCACGTCGCCTCCCGAGGTCACCATGCGGAGATCGGCGGCATCGCGCCCGGCTCCATGCCCGCGCGCAGCCGCACCATCGAGGAGGAAGGCGTCCTCTTCGACAACTGGCTGCTCGCCGAGGGCGGCCGCTTCCGCGAAGAGGAGACGCTCCGTCTGCTGACCGAGGCGCGCCACCCGTCACGCAACCCGAAGACCAACCTCGCCGACCTGCGCGCCCAGATCGCCGCCAACCGCAAAGGCGTCGACGAAGTCGGCCGCATGATCGAGGACTTCGGGCTCGACGTGGTGCAGGCGTACATGAAGCACGTCCAGGACAATGCGGAGGAGGCCGTGCGCCGCGTCATCGACGCCCTGGACGACGGCGAGTACGCCTACGAAACCGACTCAGGAGCCGTCATCCGCGTCCGGGTCCGCGTGGACCGCGAGAACCGCTGCGCGGCCATCGACTTCACCGGCACGTCCGCGCAGCTCCCGACCAACTTCAATGCGCCGTTGTCGGTGGTGAATGCCGCCGTCCTGTACGTCTTCCGGACTCTGATCGCCGACGACATCCCCCTCAACGACGGCTGTCTGCGGCCCCTCGACATCATCGTCCCGCCCGGCTGCCTGCTGGCCCCCGAGTACCCGGCCGCCGTCGTCGCCGGGAACGTCGAGACCTCCCAGGCCATCACCGGGGCCCTGTACGCCGCGCTCGGGGTGCAGGCCGAGGGCTCCGGCACCATGAACAACGTCTCCTTCGGCAACGACCGGTACCAGTACTACGAGACGGTGGCCTCCGGATCCGGCGCCGGTGACGGCTTCCCGGGCGCGCCCGTGGTGCAGACCCACATGACCAACTCGCGCCTGACGGACCCGGAGGTCCTGGAGTGGCGACTGCCGGTCCTGCTCGAGGAGTTCGCGGTGCGCCGCGGCAGCGGCGGCGCCGGACGGTGGCGCGGCGGGGACGGTGCGGTGCGCCGCATCCGCTTCCGGGAGTCCATGACCGTCTCCATGCTCTCCCAGCACCGCAGGATCCCGCCCTATGGCATGGCCGGTGGCCGGCCCGGAACCCTCGGCGCCAACCGGGTGGAGCGCGCGGACGGGACCGTGGTGCGCCTCGCCGGCAGTGATGCGGCAGACGTCGGCCCGGGCGACGTACTCGTCATCGAAACCCCCGGCGGCGGAGGTTACGGACCGCCGCCGTCCGATCCCCGTCGAGCAGGAGAAGAGAACGATGATCTTCGGGCGCAGTGA
- a CDS encoding DUF742 domain-containing protein, whose protein sequence is MSPDGQGSSHWFDDEAGPVVRPYAMTRGRTSHEVQHRLDLIAVVVTEPHVNDPERDPSLSPEHVDIVERCRDTPQSVAELAAELDLPVGVVRVLVGDLVDEELVHVSRPVPPAELVDESVLRDVINGLRAL, encoded by the coding sequence ATGAGCCCAGACGGTCAGGGAAGCAGCCACTGGTTCGACGACGAGGCCGGACCGGTGGTTCGTCCGTACGCCATGACGCGCGGCCGCACCAGCCACGAGGTGCAGCACCGCCTCGACCTGATCGCGGTGGTCGTCACCGAGCCGCACGTGAACGATCCCGAGAGGGACCCGTCGCTGTCCCCGGAGCACGTGGACATCGTGGAACGGTGCCGTGACACCCCCCAGTCGGTCGCCGAGCTCGCCGCCGAGCTCGATCTGCCCGTCGGCGTGGTGCGGGTCCTCGTCGGCGACCTGGTGGATGAGGAACTGGTCCACGTCTCCCGTCCCGTACCGCCCGCCGAGCTGGTGGACGAGAGCGTCCTGCGCGATGTGATCAACGGCCTGCGAGCCTTGTGA
- a CDS encoding roadblock/LC7 domain-containing protein: MTAPKAAGPIATNKVSGELNWLLDDLVERVASIRKALVLSSDGLPTGVSKELSREDSEHLAAVASGFHSLAKGVGRHFDAGGVRQTIVELDEAFLFVTAAGDGSCLAVLSDADSDVGQVAYEMTLLVKRVGTHLGSAPRTDLPSGG; the protein is encoded by the coding sequence ATGACCGCACCGAAGGCCGCAGGGCCCATCGCGACCAACAAGGTGTCGGGGGAGCTGAACTGGCTCCTCGACGACCTGGTGGAGCGCGTCGCCAGCATCCGCAAGGCGCTCGTGCTCTCCAGCGACGGTCTGCCCACAGGGGTCTCCAAGGAGCTGAGCCGGGAGGACAGCGAACACCTGGCCGCGGTCGCCTCCGGATTCCACAGCCTCGCCAAGGGCGTCGGCCGCCACTTCGACGCCGGCGGGGTCCGCCAGACCATCGTCGAACTCGACGAGGCGTTCCTGTTCGTCACCGCCGCCGGCGACGGCAGTTGCCTCGCCGTCCTGTCGGACGCCGACTCCGACGTCGGGCAGGTGGCCTACGAGATGACCCTTCTCGTCAAACGGGTCGGTACGCATCTGGGGTCCGCTCCGCGCACCGATCTGCCCTCGGGCGGGTAG